A genomic stretch from Candidatus Aegiribacteria sp. includes:
- the ftsZ gene encoding cell division protein FtsZ yields the protein MMIPKEEGPRLQIVDVTEEYRGKPKITVAGIGGCGCNAIDRMLSADIVGVEYIAMNTDLQALNNCKADLTVQLGLKLTGGLGAGGNCETGESSAEESRNEIEENLQDSSMVFITAGMGGGTGTGAAPVVARIARELGAITVGVITRPFEIEGSVKKIRAEQGISSLKKEVDTLIVIPNDSLLREAGEDETLIDALERGNKTLKDAVEGIANIILSPGLMNLDFQDIKKVITTGGGAMMGTGCCNGEHRASEAARRAISDPLLENVSIEGAKSLLVSVQASSSMKFTEFHEAVEIVTQAVGPQADVSLGTSTIEDMGDKLKVTVIATGFGEMEDTEMEEMDFRLPDRLQVNTSSGSSERSSIPFTLGAARASHKEDRKKHPPFLRR from the coding sequence ATGATGATACCTAAGGAGGAAGGACCTCGTCTTCAGATCGTTGATGTGACCGAGGAGTATCGCGGAAAACCGAAAATAACAGTTGCCGGAATTGGAGGATGCGGCTGTAATGCAATCGATCGAATGCTGAGCGCTGACATAGTCGGTGTAGAGTATATAGCTATGAATACTGATTTGCAGGCTCTAAACAATTGCAAGGCTGATCTGACAGTTCAGCTGGGCCTGAAGCTGACCGGTGGTCTTGGTGCTGGAGGAAACTGTGAAACCGGAGAGAGTTCTGCGGAAGAGAGCAGAAATGAAATTGAAGAAAACCTTCAGGACAGCAGCATGGTTTTCATTACAGCTGGAATGGGCGGAGGAACAGGTACCGGAGCTGCTCCGGTCGTAGCCCGAATTGCACGAGAACTTGGTGCCATAACTGTTGGCGTGATAACAAGACCATTCGAAATCGAGGGTTCTGTCAAGAAGATCAGAGCCGAACAGGGAATATCTTCACTCAAGAAAGAAGTCGACACTCTCATTGTAATTCCGAATGACAGTCTGCTCCGCGAAGCAGGTGAAGATGAGACACTGATCGATGCACTGGAAAGAGGTAATAAAACCCTGAAAGATGCTGTTGAGGGAATTGCCAACATTATCTTATCACCAGGTCTGATGAATCTTGATTTTCAGGATATTAAGAAAGTTATAACAACTGGTGGCGGAGCCATGATGGGTACAGGATGCTGCAACGGAGAGCACAGAGCATCTGAAGCTGCAAGACGGGCCATTTCAGATCCATTACTTGAGAATGTTTCTATTGAGGGAGCCAAGTCACTCCTCGTGAGCGTACAAGCTTCTTCAAGTATGAAGTTCACTGAATTCCATGAAGCAGTGGAGATAGTCACACAAGCTGTTGGACCTCAGGCGGATGTATCTCTTGGAACAAGTACAATCGAAGATATGGGGGATAAACTCAAGGTAACTGTAATTGCAACCGGGTTCGGGGAAATGGAAGATACTGAGATGGAAGAGATGGATTTCAGATTACCTGATAGATTGCAGGTAAATACATCGTCTGGATCCAGTGAACGAAGCTCAATACCTTTTACTCTTGGAGCAGCCAGAGCCAGCCATAAAGAGGACAGGAAGAAGCACCCACCATTTCTTAGACGATAG
- a CDS encoding FtsQ-type POTRA domain-containing protein, producing MIVRRNKIIWILLLSGIIAFALAMAYRWFERGGVFDLNIVRIRGIRQADSSAVSLAVEPLFGTSIWQIDLEEVQKRLEDIPGIDDAAVSRELFNGIVLRIELAEPIFAVNDSTGTVAISSSGERLPVYFLTDTIPVVDAPSNMSTSVSASLAEWFETAEFEHDSLVFRYSDEGLSVYMSDWCEVLLGMDNLSGRWRDYCLLEASISDLGYWEQVDMRYYDQAILRRNTQESIESGEES from the coding sequence ATGATAGTCCGGCGTAATAAAATAATCTGGATACTTCTTCTGTCCGGTATTATCGCATTCGCGCTTGCGATGGCTTACAGATGGTTCGAAAGGGGAGGAGTATTCGACCTTAATATAGTGCGAATACGAGGGATACGACAAGCTGATTCATCAGCAGTAAGCCTTGCTGTTGAACCTCTGTTCGGTACGTCCATCTGGCAGATCGATCTTGAAGAGGTTCAGAAACGTCTTGAGGATATCCCCGGAATCGATGATGCTGCGGTCAGTCGGGAACTATTTAACGGTATTGTTCTGCGGATTGAACTGGCTGAACCCATATTTGCTGTAAATGATTCCACTGGTACAGTAGCGATCTCATCATCCGGAGAGCGTCTTCCAGTCTATTTCCTGACAGATACAATTCCCGTTGTTGATGCTCCATCCAATATGAGCACATCAGTATCTGCCAGCCTCGCTGAATGGTTTGAGACCGCGGAATTTGAACATGACAGTCTTGTATTTCGCTATTCCGATGAGGGTTTATCAGTCTATATGAGCGATTGGTGTGAGGTCCTCCTGGGAATGGACAATCTGTCCGGGAGATGGAGGGATTATTGTCTTCTTGAAGCCTCTATATCCGATCTTGGTTACTGGGAACAGGTGGACATGAGATACTATGATCAGGCAATTCTCAGAAGAAATACACAAGAAAGCATTGAGTCCGGAGAAGAATCATGA
- the murC gene encoding UDP-N-acetylmuramate--L-alanine ligase produces the protein MAKCVHLIGICGSGMSSLALWYRSRGYIVSGCDRNPGENRSELAAKGIQVFEGHSPDHIKDAEEVVFSAAIPPDHPEIVQSLKNGIKVLRRSEALADLANDTTLLAVAGAHGKTTTTAMTGWILQETDLNPTVMLGGRVSEWNGNFRSGSDLTVVEADEYDRAFLHLRPMSAAITSFAIEHLECYGTPEALSVAFGIFLEMTRPGGTVVVPSKNRELARWAERIGRRVITTGTMGDILCKCTRVDSWEQEYQIGDITGILPLPGEHNLRNAETAIALASTVGVDAADAIRALRNFPGVSRRLEKIGKFGSAIVLSDYAHHHDEINAALQGVSQVSNGKICVVFQPHLYSRTAAHAEEMGRALSSADCSLILPVYPAREKPIEGVDSSLIVDAVRRAGGTCEACFQKELRPRLSDMQADVIVFMGAGSVDQYARRIVRGGG, from the coding sequence ATGGCTAAATGTGTACATCTGATTGGTATCTGCGGAAGCGGAATGAGTTCTCTGGCTCTCTGGTACAGAAGCAGAGGATATATCGTTTCTGGATGTGACAGGAACCCAGGTGAGAACCGTTCCGAACTCGCAGCAAAGGGGATACAGGTTTTTGAGGGGCACAGTCCTGATCATATTAAAGATGCGGAAGAGGTTGTTTTCAGCGCGGCCATTCCGCCTGATCATCCGGAAATTGTTCAATCACTGAAAAATGGTATTAAAGTCCTCAGGCGGAGTGAAGCACTGGCAGATCTCGCAAACGACACCACTCTGCTCGCTGTAGCGGGTGCTCATGGAAAAACAACAACAACTGCCATGACTGGCTGGATATTACAGGAGACAGATCTTAATCCAACTGTAATGCTTGGAGGACGGGTTTCGGAATGGAATGGCAATTTCCGTTCCGGTTCTGATCTGACAGTAGTTGAAGCGGATGAATACGACAGAGCTTTCCTCCATCTTCGCCCCATGTCTGCTGCGATTACATCTTTTGCCATAGAACATCTCGAATGCTACGGTACTCCTGAAGCTCTGTCTGTCGCATTTGGCATTTTTCTTGAAATGACCCGTCCGGGCGGGACGGTAGTTGTTCCTTCCAAAAACAGAGAACTTGCCAGATGGGCTGAGCGGATTGGACGAAGGGTAATCACAACAGGAACCATGGGTGATATCCTCTGCAAGTGCACCAGAGTTGATTCATGGGAACAGGAATATCAGATAGGCGATATCACCGGAATACTTCCCCTTCCAGGTGAGCATAATCTTCGAAATGCGGAAACAGCTATTGCTCTTGCGTCAACTGTTGGGGTTGACGCTGCTGACGCCATCAGGGCTCTCAGGAATTTTCCCGGGGTATCAAGACGGCTGGAGAAAATCGGGAAATTCGGATCAGCGATTGTGCTTTCTGATTATGCACATCATCATGATGAGATAAACGCAGCTCTTCAGGGAGTATCTCAGGTTTCAAATGGAAAAATCTGCGTTGTGTTTCAGCCTCATCTCTATTCGAGGACTGCTGCGCATGCTGAAGAGATGGGAAGAGCTCTCTCATCGGCAGATTGCAGCCTGATTCTCCCGGTTTATCCTGCGCGAGAGAAACCGATCGAGGGTGTGGACAGCTCCCTCATCGTAGATGCTGTCAGAAGAGCCGGTGGAACCTGTGAAGCATGCTTCCAGAAAGAATTGAGACCTCGTCTATCAGATATGCAGGCTGATGTGATTGTTTTCATGGGCGCTGGAAGTGTGGATCAATATGCGAGAAGAATTGTCAGAGGTGGGGGATGA
- the ftsA gene encoding cell division protein FtsA yields the protein MSQNVLAGLDIGSERVTCIVAEVDDQGILQITGAGQALTGDSVRSGMIVDLQGATDAALIAMEEAESLSGWEISDTAVSISGTHVRGLHGRGTVNIDREGDLSSGEITWMDIEDALETAQLIKLPRESMVLRTVKCGYSIDEFERLIKPPVGLRAERLTADIYMVTADRSAILNLEQVIQNTGRKISSIFPAASAGARAVLTRDEMEIGVALADIGASTTDIAVFYSGTLAHLAVIPIGGEAITRDLQQLRIPHSEAERLKKEYSDVSGIEKRGEKSITASTFGGRNSISISSEMISGIASRRIHELMMEIMNEINRAGIQQTDLPAGIVLTGGTSHLMGITRAASRVTGLPAEVGTSIGLNMASPLAETPEFATAVGLVLLTREEKSQYEYRKWLNPLENTVIRIKGLFNRLR from the coding sequence ATGAGTCAGAATGTGCTTGCCGGACTGGATATAGGAAGTGAAAGAGTAACATGCATTGTTGCTGAAGTCGATGATCAGGGAATTCTTCAAATTACAGGTGCAGGTCAGGCGTTGACCGGAGATAGCGTCCGCTCCGGGATGATTGTGGATCTTCAGGGTGCAACTGATGCAGCCTTAATTGCTATGGAAGAAGCTGAGTCACTTTCCGGCTGGGAAATATCTGATACTGCTGTGTCTATCAGTGGTACTCATGTCAGAGGACTGCATGGCAGGGGAACTGTGAATATAGACAGGGAAGGAGATCTCAGCTCCGGTGAAATAACCTGGATGGATATTGAAGATGCATTGGAAACCGCACAGTTGATTAAACTTCCTCGTGAATCGATGGTGCTCCGTACGGTGAAATGCGGATACTCCATTGATGAATTTGAGAGATTGATAAAGCCACCAGTTGGTCTTCGCGCAGAGAGGCTTACAGCTGATATTTACATGGTCACTGCAGATAGATCAGCAATCCTGAATCTTGAACAGGTCATACAGAATACCGGTCGTAAAATTTCAAGCATCTTTCCTGCGGCATCCGCCGGAGCAAGAGCAGTTCTTACGAGAGATGAAATGGAAATCGGTGTGGCTCTTGCTGACATTGGAGCAAGTACTACGGATATAGCCGTATTTTATTCGGGTACTCTTGCTCATCTTGCTGTCATTCCCATTGGTGGTGAAGCGATAACCAGAGATCTTCAGCAATTACGCATTCCGCACTCAGAGGCTGAAAGGTTGAAGAAGGAATACTCAGATGTTTCAGGTATTGAAAAACGGGGAGAAAAAAGCATAACTGCAAGTACTTTCGGCGGGAGAAACTCCATATCCATATCATCCGAGATGATTTCGGGAATTGCTTCCAGAAGAATTCATGAATTGATGATGGAAATTATGAATGAAATCAACAGGGCTGGAATACAACAAACTGATCTCCCTGCTGGAATTGTGCTGACAGGTGGAACGTCACACCTTATGGGAATAACCAGGGCGGCTTCTAGAGTTACCGGTCTTCCTGCAGAGGTTGGAACATCTATAGGTCTGAATATGGCTTCACCTCTTGCAGAAACACCCGAATTTGCTACTGCGGTCGGGTTGGTGCTTCTAACACGAGAAGAGAAGAGTCAATATGAGTATAGAAAATGGTTGAATCCTCTCGAAAATACAGTTATTAGAATAAAGGGATTATTTAACAGATTGAGATAA
- the rpmB gene encoding 50S ribosomal protein L28, whose protein sequence is MSWKCDICGKGPTVGNRVSHSNRHTKHVWKPNLQNARILVNGKIKKVKVCTTCLKSGKVQKV, encoded by the coding sequence ATGTCCTGGAAATGTGATATCTGTGGCAAAGGGCCTACTGTTGGGAATCGTGTCAGTCATTCAAACAGACATACAAAGCACGTCTGGAAACCAAATCTTCAGAATGCAAGAATTCTTGTGAATGGTAAAATAAAGAAGGTTAAGGTTTGCACTACCTGTCTGAAATCCGGCAAGGTACAAAAGGTCTGA
- a CDS encoding UDP-N-acetylglucosamine--N-acetylmuramyl-(pentapeptide) pyrophosphoryl-undecaprenol N-acetylglucosamine transferase, with the protein MKIAIAGGGTGGHISPAIAVAEIIFKEFPEVTVDFIATPRPVDRRMYRQFESMVHTLDPPRIDRGFSEKLLFPIRAIRSFIRIRRLLRELDSSALLSTGGYSSFFPVVAARSLGIPSVIHESNSIPGRANRLAATFANKILIGFESASSYFKKKPVVLTGNPVRPTLERIEKREARNQLGIPPESTVILLLGGSQGAKAINDIAVKVPEGVYSLLQCGSRDKDRVIRESRGNNRITVVDFTDNPALLYSAADIAVARSGAMTTAELSWFRIPSIYIPYPYAADNHQKWNAASIAEKGGAIEIDQDGLEPDDVWKMITGLLGNPSSMDKMKIALAEMMPVNPAAVIARNILALSEES; encoded by the coding sequence ATGAAAATAGCCATAGCAGGGGGAGGAACCGGGGGGCATATCAGTCCGGCCATTGCTGTTGCAGAAATTATCTTTAAAGAGTTCCCAGAGGTTACAGTGGATTTCATTGCGACTCCAAGACCGGTTGACAGAAGGATGTACAGACAATTTGAAAGCATGGTTCATACACTTGATCCACCAAGAATAGACAGAGGATTCTCAGAAAAGCTCCTTTTCCCGATCAGAGCAATCAGATCGTTTATCAGAATTCGCAGACTTCTTCGTGAACTTGATTCATCTGCTTTACTTTCTACTGGAGGATACTCTTCTTTCTTTCCAGTTGTTGCTGCAAGATCCCTCGGAATACCGTCAGTTATTCATGAATCCAACAGCATTCCGGGGCGGGCAAACAGACTTGCGGCGACATTCGCGAATAAAATTCTTATCGGATTCGAATCAGCTTCATCATATTTCAAAAAGAAACCTGTTGTTCTGACAGGGAATCCTGTGAGACCAACACTCGAAAGGATTGAAAAAAGAGAAGCGCGAAATCAACTTGGGATTCCTCCTGAAAGTACTGTTATCCTGTTACTTGGTGGAAGCCAGGGAGCAAAAGCAATTAATGATATCGCAGTGAAAGTTCCTGAAGGGGTTTATTCACTTCTTCAGTGTGGTTCCAGAGACAAGGATAGGGTAATTCGCGAATCAAGGGGAAACAACAGGATTACAGTTGTTGATTTTACTGACAATCCTGCGCTGCTCTATTCTGCTGCCGATATTGCTGTAGCACGATCAGGAGCCATGACAACAGCTGAACTGTCCTGGTTCAGAATTCCCTCAATTTACATTCCGTACCCATACGCTGCAGATAATCACCAGAAATGGAATGCAGCTTCCATCGCAGAAAAGGGTGGCGCAATTGAAATTGATCAGGATGGACTGGAACCTGACGATGTGTGGAAGATGATAACTGGATTGCTGGGGAATCCTTCTTCCATGGACAAAATGAAGATCGCACTGGCGGAGATGATGCCGGTGAATCCAGCGGCAGTGATCGCAAGAAATATTCTTGCGTTATCTGAGGAGAGTTGA
- a CDS encoding radical SAM protein — translation MSRKPAAEHYEENRRRILAKETCHQLVSEHGIFEITLASPREYSYAMSSLGFQSVYQQLVSWPETCCERAFFPVLDEYHWRSRYNHPAITLETGKSIKECDLLVFTPSEEDDYIRILQMMNLSGIKLRSENRTDKWPLVIATGISVTANPMPLSLFMDAFVIGETEPSLGPVLDTIKSLGAQGASKKKLLRRLATLPGMYIPSVHEIPGKVNSIMRQWAGSEGMGSTSCITSSECARGETIMLEISRGCPYNCKFCQLGYVSLPYRECKLEDVEDLIRNLPDIDRLTILGSSPRSHPDLRKMIKTAETQYSNVLLDSNRTEELTQRFSERALILAPETGTDSLRKIIGKKLSNSVMFESVEKHSESVTGIIIHFMLGLPFEMDSDRKGILDFVSEVRSRTSLPIHVTVNPFIPKPWTAFQWSSMASSTDLREWIRELEIGFKRLKKVSIDYEEPRNAHIRALLARGDYRTSYALEEKLSGVGWNTAFKRAGISIRWVLEELDTDTSFEWDFLNMGFGHTRLAREYQSSFTGHQNRIKALEKDTDKTGTDK, via the coding sequence ATGAGCCGAAAACCTGCAGCCGAGCATTACGAAGAGAATCGACGCAGGATACTTGCGAAGGAAACATGTCATCAGCTTGTCTCAGAACATGGAATTTTTGAAATAACACTGGCTTCGCCCAGGGAATACAGTTATGCGATGTCCTCACTTGGTTTTCAGAGTGTGTATCAGCAACTGGTATCATGGCCGGAAACCTGTTGTGAAAGAGCATTTTTTCCGGTTCTGGACGAATACCACTGGAGAAGTCGATACAATCACCCCGCAATAACACTCGAGACCGGAAAATCAATTAAGGAATGCGATCTGTTAGTATTCACTCCTTCAGAAGAAGATGACTATATCAGAATTCTACAGATGATGAATCTTTCCGGCATTAAGCTCAGATCTGAGAACAGAACTGATAAATGGCCGCTTGTAATCGCAACCGGGATTTCTGTTACCGCGAATCCAATGCCCCTTTCGCTTTTCATGGATGCATTTGTTATTGGTGAAACCGAACCTTCTTTGGGCCCTGTTCTGGACACAATTAAAAGTCTTGGTGCACAGGGAGCCTCAAAGAAGAAATTGCTTAGAAGGCTTGCAACATTACCCGGAATGTATATTCCATCAGTTCATGAAATTCCCGGCAAAGTTAATTCAATAATGCGCCAGTGGGCTGGATCTGAAGGAATGGGTTCAACATCTTGTATAACATCTTCTGAATGTGCGCGTGGTGAGACGATCATGCTGGAAATATCGCGTGGATGTCCTTATAATTGCAAATTCTGTCAGTTGGGTTATGTCAGTCTGCCCTACAGGGAATGCAAACTGGAAGATGTTGAGGATCTAATCAGAAATCTTCCGGATATTGACAGGTTAACCATTCTTGGAAGTTCACCAAGATCGCATCCTGATCTTCGAAAGATGATAAAAACTGCTGAGACGCAGTATTCAAACGTATTGCTTGATTCAAATAGAACTGAAGAATTGACTCAGCGTTTTTCTGAAAGAGCACTTATTCTAGCACCGGAAACTGGAACAGATTCTCTGAGAAAAATTATTGGCAAGAAACTTAGCAATAGTGTGATGTTCGAGTCTGTAGAGAAGCATTCTGAAAGTGTGACAGGTATCATAATCCACTTCATGCTGGGACTTCCGTTTGAGATGGATAGTGACAGGAAGGGTATTCTCGATTTTGTATCAGAAGTAAGAAGCAGAACCTCTCTGCCAATACATGTCACCGTAAATCCATTTATTCCTAAACCCTGGACTGCATTCCAATGGTCTTCCATGGCAAGTTCTACAGATCTCAGGGAGTGGATCAGGGAACTTGAAATCGGATTCAAACGTCTTAAAAAAGTCTCTATTGATTATGAAGAACCTAGAAATGCTCATATCAGGGCACTGCTCGCAAGGGGAGATTACAGAACCAGTTACGCGCTTGAAGAGAAGCTTTCCGGAGTAGGTTGGAACACTGCCTTTAAACGAGCAGGTATCAGTATCAGGTGGGTACTTGAAGAGCTTGATACAGATACATCATTTGAGTGGGATTTTCTTAATATGGGATTTGGTCACACCAGGTTGGCCAGGGAGTATCAATCGTCATTCACAGGTCATCAGAATCGTATTAAAGCTCTTGAAAAAGATACCGACAAAACTGGGACTGATAAATGA
- a CDS encoding FtsW/RodA/SpoVE family cell cycle protein encodes MRAKAVRARNAMLISAGLLLLLGTLAVFTASSFKSLMITDSDSGTIFLLPHIRKVFVGVLAGLIVWSIPSDKLKKLSPILYVGSVVLLLALLILKGSHWAPFINGSARWFVFWGFRIMPSEVARISYILLAASLVSDGAIRARSGIGVIKLAFLAILPAVLVSLQPDFAGAMYILIMMVVVLFLAEARFRDMLILFLLMIALTSVVAFSSEYRRERLRSWFSPGNATEASVYQPEQACIALGSGGIMGRGIGRGRQQRGFLPEAFSDYILAVIGEESGFAGVMLILILLFLLLMSGWIIADTADYLFGYLVVGGLIASIAVGMFVHIAVVTRMIPSTGMPLPLVSWGGSNLLITIGSLGIVSRVAVERGKK; translated from the coding sequence ATGAGGGCTAAAGCCGTAAGAGCGAGAAATGCTATGCTGATATCCGCCGGATTACTTCTGCTTCTGGGAACTCTTGCCGTGTTTACAGCAAGCTCATTCAAATCTCTAATGATTACAGATTCAGACTCCGGTACGATCTTCCTGCTTCCACATATCAGAAAAGTATTTGTTGGAGTTCTAGCCGGCCTTATCGTCTGGTCAATACCTTCTGATAAATTGAAGAAACTGTCTCCAATCCTCTATGTGGGATCTGTTGTACTGCTTCTGGCTCTGCTTATACTCAAGGGCTCACACTGGGCCCCCTTCATCAATGGATCTGCAAGGTGGTTTGTTTTCTGGGGATTTCGCATCATGCCGTCTGAGGTCGCAAGAATTTCCTATATACTGCTTGCCGCATCACTTGTTTCCGATGGCGCCATCCGAGCACGAAGTGGAATAGGTGTAATTAAGCTCGCTTTTCTCGCGATTCTTCCAGCTGTTCTGGTATCTCTGCAACCTGATTTTGCTGGTGCGATGTACATTCTTATCATGATGGTTGTAGTACTCTTCCTGGCTGAAGCACGATTCAGAGATATGCTGATACTTTTCCTCCTGATGATTGCACTTACCTCAGTAGTTGCTTTCTCGTCGGAATACCGGAGAGAGAGACTTCGAAGCTGGTTTTCACCCGGTAATGCTACAGAAGCTTCTGTTTACCAGCCTGAACAGGCCTGTATTGCTCTGGGAAGCGGCGGGATAATGGGCAGGGGAATTGGGAGGGGACGTCAGCAGAGAGGATTCCTTCCTGAAGCATTTTCTGACTACATACTTGCGGTTATAGGGGAAGAATCGGGATTTGCCGGTGTCATGCTGATATTGATCCTGCTGTTTCTGCTCCTGATGTCAGGATGGATAATCGCTGATACCGCGGATTACCTTTTCGGCTATCTTGTTGTCGGCGGGTTAATAGCGTCAATTGCGGTTGGAATGTTCGTTCATATTGCCGTTGTGACCAGGATGATTCCATCCACAGGTATGCCTCTTCCGCTTGTCTCATGGGGTGGTTCCAATCTTTTGATAACCATTGGTTCTCTCGGAATCGTATCCAGAGTAGCCGTGGAAAGAGGGAAAAAATGA